The Ruficoccus amylovorans genome has a segment encoding these proteins:
- a CDS encoding substrate-binding periplasmic protein: MDIRSHILRFLLLFTLALPLVGQDTDRPNLSPFRVAPLKVGVTPDSPPLVFKTGDKLEGVEIDLARLLGKQLKRPVQFVELEWEDMIPALQDKRIDIVMSGMTVTREREDLVAFSEPYLEYGQMAMVRSEDKVRYNSINNILSTRAQAGVISDTTGANFVDNHFPRAKPVEFSTPEQATDALVRGQVDLFIYDSPVILWIASKRAGDEIVAVPQNLTVEHLGWAMRKDDTALQNKVNTALTTMQEDGSLNHAIALWLPQMPGIL; encoded by the coding sequence ATGGACATCCGCTCTCACATCCTCCGCTTCTTGCTCCTGTTCACGCTGGCCCTGCCGCTCGTCGGCCAGGACACCGACCGGCCCAACCTGAGCCCCTTCCGCGTCGCCCCGCTCAAAGTCGGCGTGACCCCGGATTCGCCGCCCCTGGTCTTCAAGACCGGAGACAAGCTCGAAGGCGTCGAGATCGACCTGGCCCGCCTGCTGGGCAAGCAGCTCAAGCGCCCGGTGCAATTCGTCGAGCTGGAGTGGGAGGACATGATCCCGGCCTTGCAGGACAAGCGCATCGACATCGTGATGTCGGGCATGACCGTCACCCGCGAGCGCGAAGACCTCGTCGCCTTTTCCGAGCCCTATCTGGAGTACGGCCAGATGGCCATGGTCCGCAGCGAGGACAAGGTGCGCTACAACTCCATCAACAACATCCTCAGCACCCGCGCCCAGGCCGGAGTCATCAGCGATACCACCGGAGCCAACTTCGTGGACAATCACTTCCCGCGGGCCAAGCCGGTCGAGTTCTCCACCCCGGAGCAGGCGACCGACGCCCTCGTGCGCGGCCAGGTGGACCTCTTTATCTATGATTCGCCCGTCATTCTCTGGATCGCCTCCAAGCGCGCCGGTGACGAGATTGTGGCCGTCCCGCAGAACCTCACCGTCGAACACCTCGGCTGGGCCATGCGCAAGGACGACACCGCCCTGCAAAACAAGGTCAACACCGCCCTCACCACCATGCAGGAAGACGGCTCGCTCAACCACGCCATCGCCCTGTGGCTGCCCCAGATGCCGGGGATTTTGTAA
- a CDS encoding tetratricopeptide repeat protein gives MDLKRNIWVRRTVTLLACFCTLLVVGLVLSPLQRHAWGKVRSLQPELNLKEVEGALGQGLVIGLLGGFRTIIADMVFIRANVYWEKKDREKTEALINLTTAIDPRPMFFWLNGSRIMAYDIPIWRINEAGGLDAVPRSVQDQIYNQQAQRGIDFIDRAGKYFPDDYRIPLEKAQIYNNKMKDKEKAAEYFLKAYRTKDGPYYTARIYAELLRQMKRDQEAYDFYRQLYSELPDDDMRANKPVVLERIRELENELNVPAVQRLPAQENERYLTGYMQDELPVGVQTPLGNTQVYPGEMYPEPEPQPSHADSHEGHSH, from the coding sequence ATGGATTTGAAGCGAAACATCTGGGTGCGCCGCACGGTCACGCTGTTGGCCTGCTTCTGCACGCTGCTGGTGGTCGGCCTGGTGCTGTCGCCGCTCCAGCGCCACGCCTGGGGCAAGGTGCGTTCGCTCCAGCCGGAGCTGAACCTCAAGGAGGTCGAGGGCGCGCTGGGGCAGGGCCTGGTCATCGGCCTGCTGGGCGGATTCCGCACGATCATCGCGGACATGGTTTTCATCCGGGCAAATGTTTACTGGGAGAAAAAGGACCGCGAAAAAACCGAGGCCCTCATCAACCTGACCACGGCCATCGACCCGCGCCCGATGTTTTTCTGGCTCAACGGCTCGCGCATCATGGCCTACGACATCCCGATCTGGCGCATCAACGAGGCGGGCGGCCTGGACGCCGTCCCCAGGAGCGTGCAGGATCAGATCTACAACCAGCAGGCGCAGCGGGGGATCGACTTCATCGACCGCGCCGGGAAGTACTTCCCCGACGACTACCGCATCCCGCTGGAAAAGGCCCAGATCTACAACAACAAGATGAAGGACAAGGAGAAGGCGGCGGAATACTTCCTCAAGGCGTACCGCACCAAAGACGGGCCCTACTACACGGCCCGCATCTACGCCGAACTGCTGCGTCAGATGAAGCGCGACCAGGAAGCGTACGACTTTTACCGCCAGCTCTACTCGGAACTACCCGACGACGACATGCGCGCGAACAAGCCCGTCGTCCTCGAACGCATCCGCGAACTGGAAAACGAGCTTAACGTGCCCGCCGTCCAGCGCCTGCCCGCGCAGGAGAACGAACGTTACCTGACCGGCTACATGCAGGATGAGCTCCCGGTCGGTGTGCAGACTCCCCTTGGCAACACCCAGGTCTATCCCGGCGAAATGTACCCCGAGCCTGAGCCTCAGCCTTCGCACGCTGACAGTCACGAAGGCCACAGTCACTAG
- a CDS encoding DUF748 domain-containing protein yields MMAEKPRRKFKWLRRIAITAVALVLFYTVFGFWGVPLLIRYVGLAKVNDSIAGHGEIEAIYFNPYTYQLRVEGMQGFTPDGEVALGMRELRVNFAFTSLFGDNLRFQEVYFGEPMFNLVVDPDGNVNIQSALEQLQAQVEDQVHQNEESGEPFEIPVIEVEILQVEKATLSARLENLSDPFERKVENLSFVMKDIRTSPDRDNPYHFTLDTTSGEEIKIDGSIKLDPLSSDGSISIDRIKLADFYKFTNDELGFTVAGGELSFSADYAFRPVREPRELFIQNGRVLLEGFELRPRGSDEPFQTLERFEMDGIAVYLFRGAVAVDKIDIVNGMLKVVRDKAGVLSLVRYVTPKERQAELEQMVAAEQQADKAAREFIFGLIADQQDIGLAFTSAWQQLQEMVEVSWDLKVGQLNVENQNLILIDEVPADPVKVTLGEINLAVTDMANQSETPFPFDLALNVNETGKVTARGTFTSVPPSVDFEYNVENIDLTAFSPYVAASSPARLNRAVLANKGKLKASFPDQALPTVEASYTVTLTDFDTTVGPPLYTAEAPLHVAAQRLVHSGRTQASFPADDLPDMTSLGDALVAGFALGRGADTEPLVSWDKLTITAIDTATHPMKAQVDTVTLEGLTTHVVRAPGGELNLLTELIPQMPDSATPPAADATSAAGDKPVPAGPSAGNQSQAAGDTAPDGPGPAFDVDPANIGLKRFVLKNGTVSVLDQTVTPNAAFTLKQMAATVGPLSLAPGATTDIDSSLTLEKDGSGTINVTGTTLLVDPLSQSTVQVNISDLPMTGFSGYAVQAVGSPLTGGTFNGDFSYGVSTDELKGDNKLKIKKVRFGQRVPESKAPNLPLDLGIAVMENRDGFIDLDVPVSGNLEDPQFTISKVVSTALSNIFEKVVTAPFALLGSAFGSGGEAPPSEVTFVAGSSNLPDAAREPLTLLAKALYDRPALALNLVPSVDMKKDVEFFREDLVEDSIEELRTQEGKDWNDAVEALFDKAFPEGLPANPDGTEVTLTPGVMKAKLVEVQEVPDTLLQLLAHQRAEEVKTFILASQELDAGRVAEEAPEGGFAQDGSKVSFKLGVAKSK; encoded by the coding sequence ATGATGGCGGAGAAACCACGACGCAAGTTCAAGTGGCTGCGGCGCATTGCCATTACGGCGGTGGCGCTCGTCCTGTTTTACACCGTGTTTGGCTTTTGGGGCGTGCCCCTGCTGATCCGTTACGTGGGGCTGGCCAAGGTCAATGACAGCATCGCCGGACATGGCGAAATCGAGGCCATTTATTTTAACCCGTACACCTACCAACTGCGCGTGGAGGGCATGCAGGGCTTCACGCCGGATGGTGAGGTCGCGCTCGGGATGCGGGAGTTGCGGGTCAATTTCGCGTTCACCTCGCTCTTTGGGGACAACCTGCGCTTTCAGGAAGTTTACTTCGGCGAGCCGATGTTTAACCTGGTCGTCGATCCGGACGGAAACGTCAATATCCAGAGTGCGCTGGAGCAGTTGCAGGCGCAGGTCGAGGACCAGGTGCATCAGAACGAGGAGTCGGGTGAGCCGTTCGAGATCCCCGTCATCGAGGTCGAAATCCTTCAGGTCGAAAAGGCCACCCTCAGCGCCCGGCTGGAAAACCTCAGCGACCCCTTCGAGCGCAAGGTCGAGAACCTGTCGTTTGTGATGAAGGATATCCGGACCTCGCCCGACCGCGACAACCCCTACCATTTTACCCTCGATACAACCTCCGGCGAGGAGATCAAAATCGACGGCAGCATCAAGCTCGACCCGCTCAGCTCTGATGGGAGCATCAGCATCGACCGGATCAAGCTGGCCGATTTCTACAAGTTCACCAACGACGAACTCGGCTTCACCGTGGCCGGGGGCGAGTTGAGCTTTTCCGCCGACTATGCGTTCCGTCCGGTGCGTGAGCCCCGCGAGCTGTTTATCCAGAACGGACGCGTGCTGCTGGAAGGGTTTGAACTGCGTCCGCGTGGCTCCGACGAGCCCTTCCAGACACTGGAGCGTTTCGAGATGGATGGCATCGCCGTCTACCTGTTCCGGGGGGCGGTCGCGGTGGACAAAATCGACATCGTCAACGGCATGCTCAAGGTCGTCCGCGACAAGGCCGGGGTGCTTAGCCTTGTCCGCTACGTGACCCCGAAGGAGCGCCAGGCCGAGCTGGAGCAGATGGTGGCCGCGGAGCAGCAGGCCGACAAGGCCGCCCGCGAGTTTATCTTCGGGCTTATCGCCGACCAGCAGGACATCGGTCTGGCCTTCACTTCGGCCTGGCAGCAGTTGCAGGAGATGGTCGAAGTGAGCTGGGATCTCAAGGTCGGCCAGCTCAACGTCGAGAACCAGAACCTCATCCTCATCGACGAAGTCCCCGCCGACCCCGTCAAGGTGACGCTCGGCGAGATCAACCTCGCCGTGACCGACATGGCCAACCAGAGCGAAACGCCGTTCCCCTTCGACCTTGCGCTCAACGTCAACGAGACGGGCAAGGTCACGGCCAGGGGCACCTTTACCTCGGTCCCTCCGTCCGTGGATTTTGAGTACAACGTCGAAAACATCGACCTGACCGCTTTCAGCCCGTACGTGGCGGCTTCCTCGCCCGCCCGCCTCAATCGCGCCGTCCTCGCCAACAAGGGTAAACTCAAGGCGAGCTTCCCCGACCAGGCCCTGCCCACGGTCGAGGCCAGCTACACCGTTACGCTGACGGACTTCGACACGACCGTCGGCCCACCGCTTTACACCGCCGAGGCCCCGCTGCACGTCGCCGCCCAGCGCCTCGTCCACAGCGGGCGCACGCAGGCGAGCTTTCCGGCGGATGACCTGCCGGACATGACTTCGCTTGGCGACGCGCTGGTGGCGGGCTTCGCGCTCGGGCGCGGGGCGGACACCGAGCCGCTGGTGAGCTGGGACAAGCTGACCATCACCGCCATCGACACCGCCACCCACCCGATGAAGGCCCAGGTGGACACCGTTACGCTTGAGGGCCTGACCACCCATGTCGTTCGCGCCCCCGGCGGCGAGCTTAACCTCCTGACCGAGCTGATCCCGCAAATGCCCGACTCCGCGACTCCCCCGGCAGCAGACGCTACTTCCGCCGCCGGGGACAAGCCTGTGCCTGCGGGTCCGAGTGCGGGAAACCAGTCTCAAGCCGCCGGCGACACAGCACCCGACGGGCCGGGACCGGCCTTTGATGTCGATCCCGCTAATATCGGGCTGAAGCGCTTCGTGCTCAAGAACGGGACCGTCTCGGTCCTCGACCAGACGGTGACACCCAATGCGGCCTTTACCCTCAAGCAGATGGCGGCCACGGTCGGCCCGCTCAGCCTCGCACCCGGCGCGACGACCGACATCGACTCCAGCCTGACGCTGGAAAAGGACGGCTCGGGCACGATCAACGTCACCGGCACCACGCTGCTGGTCGATCCGCTTTCGCAGTCCACCGTCCAGGTCAACATCAGTGACCTGCCGATGACGGGCTTCTCCGGCTACGCCGTACAGGCGGTCGGTTCGCCCCTGACGGGCGGCACCTTCAACGGTGACTTCTCCTACGGGGTCAGTACCGACGAGCTCAAGGGCGACAACAAGCTGAAGATCAAAAAAGTGCGCTTCGGCCAGCGTGTGCCCGAGAGCAAGGCCCCGAATCTGCCGCTCGATCTGGGCATCGCCGTGATGGAAAACCGCGACGGCTTTATCGACCTCGACGTGCCGGTGAGCGGGAATCTGGAAGACCCCCAGTTTACGATCAGCAAGGTCGTTAGCACCGCGTTGTCCAATATCTTTGAGAAGGTCGTGACCGCGCCGTTTGCGTTGCTGGGCTCGGCCTTCGGCTCCGGCGGCGAGGCTCCGCCGAGCGAAGTCACCTTTGTCGCCGGAAGCTCAAACCTGCCGGACGCGGCCAGGGAGCCGCTCACCCTTTTGGCAAAGGCGCTTTACGACCGCCCGGCGCTTGCGCTCAACCTCGTGCCCTCGGTCGATATGAAAAAGGATGTCGAATTCTTCCGCGAGGATCTGGTGGAAGACAGCATCGAGGAACTGCGTACCCAGGAGGGCAAGGATTGGAACGACGCGGTTGAGGCGCTCTTTGACAAAGCCTTCCCCGAAGGGCTCCCGGCCAACCCCGACGGCACCGAAGTCACACTCACACCCGGCGTGATGAAGGCGAAGCTGGTCGAGGTGCAGGAGGTCCCCGACACGCTGCTGCAACTGCTCGCCCACCAGCGGGCCGAGGAGGTTAAGACATTTATCCTCGCCAGCCAGGAGCTCGACGCCGGACGCGTGGCCGAAGAGGCCCCCGAAGGCGGCTTCGCCCAGGACGGCTCCAAGGTCAGCTTCAAGCTCGGCGTGGCCAAGTCGAAGTAG
- a CDS encoding acylphosphatase: MSQTVFAADVHFSGHVQGVGFRYTTLQVAKEFAVVGEVKNLSDGRVYLRAEGERAEVEAFVEEVGRALRSYIRETEVKTETCNSRYRGFTISR, translated from the coding sequence ATGTCGCAGACCGTATTCGCCGCCGATGTCCACTTCTCCGGCCATGTGCAGGGGGTGGGGTTCCGCTACACGACGCTTCAGGTGGCCAAGGAGTTCGCCGTGGTCGGCGAGGTGAAGAACCTCTCCGACGGGCGCGTGTACTTGCGGGCCGAGGGCGAGCGGGCCGAAGTCGAGGCCTTCGTGGAGGAGGTTGGCCGGGCGCTGCGCTCCTACATCCGAGAAACCGAGGTGAAAACGGAAACTTGCAATTCGCGCTATCGCGGCTTTACTATCAGTCGTTAA
- a CDS encoding chloride channel protein, whose translation MPEKEPSPPHEAAQGLSAAGAQAGLRQFIEWRFVLAAALVCLAAGVVGAVFTWMLEGVEHAVFGFSTGTFAEAITKVPAHHRFIAVCVAGPLVAVAWFLLRRHGPGIPSVSGIYSGKRIPLGWMAADTTLQVVNVAFGGSIGREGAPRQDAALTATDSASWLRLGEWQRRVLVACGAGAGLSAIYNIPFGGMLFAVEIMIGLRVLWSARKLALAVVVWSFLISWGATIIARIAVPDAHAYQMEWGRVDLSLVLIAVLIGPLAGALGYGFGKLVEGASARAPKDRNILWMMPVCYLLLAGLAIPFPLILGNGHAMAEDIFSGEVPLLIVGLLVVAKPVATLLTVRAGATGGKLTPSMSTGAAVGMMLAAGFSLFLPVHAAMAAVLGAGAFLAGSMRAPLTAGVLAIELTGAAPAVWPLVVVAIGGTQLVDVGLAYLRRRKKGPDGPGLLE comes from the coding sequence ATGCCTGAGAAGGAGCCATCGCCGCCGCATGAAGCCGCTCAAGGCCTGTCCGCCGCCGGAGCTCAGGCGGGACTGCGCCAATTTATCGAGTGGCGTTTCGTGCTGGCCGCCGCGCTCGTGTGCCTGGCTGCCGGGGTTGTCGGGGCGGTTTTTACCTGGATGCTCGAAGGGGTGGAGCACGCGGTTTTCGGCTTTAGCACGGGGACTTTTGCCGAGGCCATTACCAAGGTCCCGGCGCATCACCGGTTTATTGCGGTCTGTGTGGCGGGGCCGCTGGTGGCGGTTGCCTGGTTTTTACTGCGTAGGCATGGGCCGGGCATCCCGTCGGTCTCGGGCATTTACAGCGGCAAGCGAATTCCCCTCGGCTGGATGGCGGCCGACACGACCCTGCAAGTGGTCAATGTCGCCTTTGGAGGCTCCATTGGCCGCGAAGGTGCGCCCCGGCAGGATGCGGCGCTCACGGCCACAGACTCGGCTTCGTGGCTGAGGCTGGGAGAGTGGCAGCGGCGGGTGCTCGTCGCCTGCGGAGCCGGGGCCGGCTTGTCCGCGATTTATAATATCCCCTTTGGAGGGATGCTCTTTGCCGTCGAGATCATGATCGGCCTGCGCGTGCTGTGGTCAGCACGCAAGCTTGCACTGGCGGTGGTGGTATGGTCCTTTCTTATTTCGTGGGGCGCGACGATTATCGCGCGGATCGCCGTCCCCGACGCCCATGCCTATCAGATGGAATGGGGGAGGGTGGATCTTTCGCTCGTCCTGATCGCGGTACTGATTGGCCCGCTGGCAGGGGCATTGGGCTACGGCTTCGGAAAGCTGGTGGAGGGGGCATCCGCGCGAGCACCGAAGGACCGTAATATCCTCTGGATGATGCCCGTCTGCTACCTGTTGCTGGCGGGGCTGGCCATTCCGTTTCCGCTTATTCTGGGAAATGGACACGCGATGGCAGAGGACATTTTCAGTGGCGAGGTGCCCTTGCTCATTGTTGGGCTGCTTGTCGTGGCAAAGCCGGTCGCCACGCTGCTGACTGTCCGCGCCGGGGCCACGGGTGGCAAGTTGACCCCTTCAATGTCAACCGGGGCGGCGGTCGGGATGATGCTGGCCGCCGGGTTCTCGCTCTTCTTGCCGGTGCATGCCGCCATGGCGGCCGTGCTCGGTGCGGGGGCGTTTCTGGCGGGCTCGATGCGTGCTCCGCTAACAGCAGGAGTGCTTGCGATTGAGCTGACCGGAGCTGCGCCCGCGGTGTGGCCGCTGGTGGTGGTGGCTATCGGTGGAACGCAGTTGGTGGACGTTGGGCTGGCTTACCTGCGACGCAGGAAAAAAGGGCCGGACGGACCTGGCCTGCTGGAGTGA
- the ilvE gene encoding branched-chain-amino-acid transaminase — MKIYINGKFYGRDEAKVSVFDHGFLYGDGIFEGIRVYGSNVFELDEHLKRLEYSAKAIMLEMPWTRQEVSDAVCETCRQSGVTDGYIRLIVTRGAGALGLSPKTCHDPQLIIIADQIQLYAPEVYENGLKIITSATRRNSPAALPPMVKSLNYLNNILAKIEASNLGYQEAIMLNNEGYVAECTGDNIFVLQGGKLYTPPVSSGSLTGITRQVVVNIAAELGVPLVETALTRYDLWVAEEMFLTGSAAEIIGVVEVDHRKISNGKPGPVTGKFLQAFRERVTRDGTKL, encoded by the coding sequence ATGAAGATCTACATCAATGGCAAGTTTTACGGCCGGGACGAGGCAAAGGTTTCGGTTTTCGATCATGGCTTCCTCTATGGGGACGGTATTTTCGAAGGCATCCGCGTATACGGCAGTAACGTCTTCGAGCTCGACGAACACCTGAAGCGGCTGGAGTACTCGGCCAAGGCGATCATGCTGGAAATGCCCTGGACCCGCCAGGAAGTTTCCGACGCGGTCTGTGAAACCTGCCGCCAGAGCGGCGTGACCGACGGCTATATCCGGCTCATCGTCACCCGCGGCGCCGGTGCTCTGGGCCTCTCGCCCAAGACCTGCCACGATCCGCAGCTCATCATTATTGCCGACCAGATCCAGCTCTACGCGCCGGAAGTTTACGAGAACGGCCTCAAAATCATCACCTCGGCCACGCGCCGCAACAGCCCGGCTGCCCTGCCGCCGATGGTCAAGAGCCTGAACTACCTGAACAATATCCTGGCCAAGATCGAGGCGAGCAACCTCGGCTACCAGGAGGCGATCATGCTCAACAACGAGGGCTACGTCGCCGAGTGCACCGGAGACAACATTTTCGTCCTCCAGGGGGGCAAGCTCTACACCCCGCCGGTTTCCTCCGGCTCGCTGACCGGGATCACCCGGCAGGTGGTGGTGAACATCGCCGCCGAATTGGGGGTCCCGCTGGTGGAAACCGCGCTCACCCGCTACGACCTGTGGGTGGCCGAGGAAATGTTCCTCACGGGTTCGGCGGCCGAGATCATCGGCGTGGTCGAAGTCGATCACCGCAAGATCAGCAACGGCAAGCCCGGCCCCGTGACCGGCAAGTTCCTGCAAGCCTTCCGCGAACGCGTCACCCGCGACGGGACCAAGCTCTAA
- a CDS encoding ABC transporter permease, protein MSGSCHRILTIGRNTFLDAVRQKFFNALVILSVALIVSSRFFRQFDFGSGELKFIADFGLGAILLFGSILAVVATAQLFYSEIENRTALTILAKPVYRWEFLAGKFLGVFLLLLVFTALMSGILGVMLYWRESALMERFGDQFEDGHRLVSYGGLFGFAVLQWLKLGVLCAVTLFVSSFSNTNLYSVVVSFFVMIICQLQYIARDSWENIGNPVLKGLVWALSLLFPNFQMFNVGDVMLFPHDATEQLGAFTPWAIGGYGLVYIVVFIGLAVYAFRRREI, encoded by the coding sequence ATGAGCGGATCCTGTCACCGTATCCTCACCATCGGACGCAACACCTTTCTGGATGCCGTCCGGCAGAAGTTTTTTAACGCGCTGGTCATCCTGTCGGTGGCGCTGATTGTCAGCTCGCGCTTTTTCCGGCAGTTCGACTTTGGCAGCGGCGAGCTGAAGTTCATCGCGGACTTCGGGCTGGGGGCGATCCTGCTCTTTGGCTCGATCCTGGCCGTGGTTGCCACCGCGCAGCTCTTTTACAGCGAGATCGAGAACCGCACGGCCCTGACCATCCTGGCCAAGCCGGTGTACCGCTGGGAGTTTCTGGCCGGAAAGTTCCTCGGCGTGTTCCTGCTGCTGCTGGTCTTTACCGCGCTGATGTCGGGCATCCTCGGCGTCATGCTCTACTGGCGCGAGAGTGCGCTCATGGAGCGTTTCGGGGACCAGTTTGAGGACGGGCACCGCCTGGTCAGCTACGGCGGGCTCTTCGGCTTCGCCGTTCTCCAGTGGCTCAAGCTCGGGGTGCTCTGCGCGGTCACGCTGTTCGTTTCCAGCTTTTCCAATACCAACCTGTACTCGGTGGTCGTGTCGTTCTTCGTCATGATTATCTGCCAGCTTCAGTACATCGCTCGCGACAGTTGGGAAAACATCGGCAACCCGGTGCTCAAGGGCCTCGTCTGGGCGTTGAGCCTGCTGTTCCCGAATTTCCAGATGTTCAACGTGGGCGACGTGATGCTCTTTCCGCACGACGCCACGGAGCAACTCGGAGCGTTCACGCCCTGGGCCATCGGGGGCTACGGGCTCGTCTATATCGTCGTTTTCATCGGACTGGCCGTGTACGCCTTCCGCCGCCGGGAAATCTAA
- a CDS encoding ABC transporter ATP-binding protein: MEAPAIRIHDLVKDFRIGLRGWKLRAVDDVSLDIHDNEVFGLLGPNGCGKSTTMKVVLGLLEPTSGGCEIYGVPSHQVKSRLNVGFLPEAPYFYRYLTGRELLKFYAKVCSVEPGKIKQRIKDVLDMVGLTEAADRRVGTYSKGMLQRIGIAQAIVHDPKLIILDEPTAGVDPIGSAAIADLIRELKKQGKTIMLCSHLLAQVEGVCDRVAIMDRGKVVLEGEVDDLLSKHDQQSLLVNNFPEAARAEVEAVLARHGSKLVGVDTPRISLDDLFLKHTGKGGKS, from the coding sequence ATGGAAGCCCCTGCCATCCGTATCCATGATCTCGTCAAGGATTTCCGCATCGGCCTGCGTGGCTGGAAGCTGCGGGCCGTGGACGATGTTTCTCTCGACATTCACGATAACGAGGTTTTCGGCCTGCTCGGTCCCAATGGCTGCGGCAAGAGCACGACCATGAAGGTCGTCCTCGGCTTGCTGGAGCCGACTTCCGGCGGCTGCGAGATCTACGGCGTCCCCAGCCATCAGGTGAAGTCCCGGCTCAACGTCGGCTTTTTGCCCGAAGCGCCGTACTTTTACCGTTACCTGACCGGGCGCGAGCTGCTGAAGTTCTATGCCAAGGTGTGCAGCGTTGAGCCGGGCAAGATCAAGCAGCGGATCAAGGACGTACTCGATATGGTGGGGCTGACCGAGGCGGCGGACCGCCGGGTGGGCACCTACTCCAAGGGCATGCTCCAGCGCATCGGGATCGCCCAGGCCATCGTCCATGACCCCAAGCTCATCATCCTTGATGAGCCGACGGCGGGCGTGGACCCCATCGGTTCGGCCGCTATCGCCGACCTCATCCGCGAGCTCAAGAAGCAGGGCAAGACGATTATGCTCTGCTCGCACCTGCTGGCGCAGGTCGAGGGCGTCTGCGACCGCGTGGCGATCATGGACCGGGGCAAGGTCGTGCTGGAAGGCGAAGTGGACGACCTGCTGAGCAAGCACGACCAGCAATCGCTGCTGGTAAACAATTTTCCCGAGGCCGCCCGGGCCGAGGTCGAGGCCGTGCTGGCCAGGCACGGCTCCAAGCTGGTCGGGGTGGACACGCCGCGCATCAGCCTGGACGACCTTTTCCTCAAACACACCGGCAAGGGAGGCAAGTCATGA